A section of the Ciona intestinalis chromosome 4, KH, whole genome shotgun sequence genome encodes:
- the xbpa gene encoding transcription factor protein (The RefSeq protein has 2 substitutions compared to this genomic sequence): protein MKMAPTATTHTVVISPSSKLVPVTMANQARTEVEFVGSPQQIPKYALGLFESNGNGPRKRKRLTHLTTEEKVMRRKLKNRVAAQTARDRKKVRMECLEDNIQKVQQQAKELLDVNMQLLERAEALERENLELRVRLGISSSHDTTVSSKREDVERIKVEFDDLVAQSEQTPDVIAVSLPECILSPDESADEFDHHMDIKRRLCEPRSDVAAKRLCLAKTECASPVPAVFGEHKLDRLSPQQQDAVNLMLIHSEKAKVKSQAPTSQMKPHIMRMISLDGSNKSVMNLSLKKESATKLQTPLDLSKNIKLQ from the exons ATGAAAATGGCTCCAACCGCTACAACACATACTGTTGTCATTTCACCAAGTTCTAAGCTTGTACCGGTCACCATGGCGAATCAAGCAAGGACCGAGGTGGAATTTGTGGGTTCTCCACAACAAATTCCTAAATATGCGCTTGGTTTGTTTGAATCAAATGGAAACGGTCCCAGGAAACGAAAGCGTTTGACACACTTAACTACTGAAGAAAAAGTCATGAGAAG aaaattaaaaaatcgaGTAGCTGCCCAAACTGCACGTGATCGAAAGAAAGTTCGAATGGAATGTTTGGAAGATAATATTCAAAAAGTTCAGCAACAG gcAAAGGAACTTTTGGACGTTAACATGCAGTTATTGGAGAGGGCTGAAGCGCTTGAAAGAGAAAATCGTGAGCTTCGAGTGCGACTTGGTATTTCTTCTAGCCATGACACAACAGTGTCATCTAAACGTGAAGATGTGGAAAGAATTAAATTGGAGTTTGATGATTTGGTAGCACAATCTGAACAAACACCTGATGTGATTGCAGTATCACTACCAGAGTGTATTCTATCTCCTGATGAATCTGCCG ATGAATTTGATCATCACATGGATATCAAACGAAGACTATGTGAGCCTCGCAGTGATGTGGCGGCGAAACGACTTTGCCTGGCCAAAACCGAGTGTGCATCCCCCGTGCCCGCAGTGTTCGGGGAACACAAACTGGATAGACTTTCTCCTCAGCAGCAGGACGCTGTCAACCTAATGTTGATCCACTCGGAAAAAGCCAAGGTCAAGTCGCAAGCACCCACCTCACAGATGAAGCCACATATCATGAGGATGATATCCTTGGATGGCTCGAACAAATCGGTGATGAACTTAAGTCTGAAGAAAGAGAGTGCAACAAAGTTACAG ACTCCCCTGGACCTGAGCAAAAATATCAAACTCCAGTAA
- the xbpa gene encoding transcription factor protein isoform X1: protein MKMAPTATTHTVVISPSSKLVPVTMANQARTEVEFVGSPQQIPKYALGLFESNGNGPRKRKRLTHLTTEEKVMRRKLKNRVAAQTARDRKKVRMECLEDNIQKVQQQAKELLDVNMQLLERAEALERENRELRVRLGISSSHDTTVSSKREDVERIKLEFDDLVAQSEQTPDVIAVSLPECILSPDESADEFDHHMDIKRRLCEPRSDVAAKRLCLAKTECASPVPAAGRCQPNVDPLGKSQGQVASTHLTDEATYHEDDILGWLEQIGDELKSEERECNKVTDSPGPEQKYQTPVNGVTTEQLNSIKELISIDHLYSKPREEKSSTEIPLTDAKKPVFRVQLSRSTRSTKLIKQSPLLQVSLGDAVAAKPSALFEEGAKTSAKPAVNIEAFAATKTSSPPLPMLCNIKQELDNSLLLPSLEENKLDFDIFANNLGEIFNSETEDCSASSPHSSSISCSSPDRMSDTSQESLQMNTPSPLTDTFDPFLDIQNYDSSMFNDPFSSELFPQLACGI, encoded by the exons ATGAAAATGGCTCCAACCGCTACAACACATACTGTTGTCATTTCACCAAGTTCTAAGCTTGTACCGGTCACCATGGCGAATCAAGCAAGGACCGAGGTGGAATTTGTGGGTTCTCCACAACAAATTCCTAAATATGCGCTTGGTTTGTTTGAATCAAATGGAAACGGTCCCAGGAAACGAAAGCGTTTGACACACTTAACTACTGAAGAAAAAGTCATGAGAAG aaaattaaaaaatcgaGTAGCTGCCCAAACTGCACGTGATCGAAAGAAAGTTCGAATGGAATGTTTGGAAGATAATATTCAAAAAGTTCAGCAACAG gcAAAGGAACTTTTGGACGTTAACATGCAGTTATTGGAGAGGGCTGAAGCGCTTGAAAGAGAAAATCGTGAGCTTCGAGTGCGACTTGGTATTTCTTCTAGCCATGACACAACAGTGTCATCTAAACGTGAAGATGTGGAAAGAATTAAATTGGAGTTTGATGATTTGGTAGCACAATCTGAACAAACACCTGATGTGATTGCAGTATCACTACCAGAGTGTATTCTATCTCCTGATGAATCTGCCG ATGAATTTGATCATCACATGGATATCAAACGAAGACTATGTGAGCCTCGCAGTGATGTGGCGGCGAAACGACTTTGCCTGGCCAAAACCGAGTGTGCATCCCCCGTGCCC GCAGCAGGACGCTGTCAACCTAATGTTGATCCACTCGGAAAAAGCCAAGGTCAAGTCGCAAGCACCCACCTCACAGATGAAGCCACATATCATGAGGATGATATCCTTGGATGGCTCGAACAAATCGGTGATGAACTTAAGTCTGAAGAAAGAGAGTGCAACAAAGTTACAG ACTCCCCTGGACCTGAGCAAAAATATCAAACTCCAGTAAATGGAGTAACTACAGAACAGCTCAACTCCATCAAAGAGCTGATCAGCATTGACCATCTTTACTCAAAACCACGCGAAGAAAAAAGTTCCACTGAAATTCCATTAACCGACGCGAAGAAACCTGTGTTCCGCGTCCAATTAAGCAGGTCCACTCGTTCTACCAAACTTATAAAGCAATCACCACTGTTGCAAGTAAGTTTGGGCGACGCCGTGGCTGCCAAACCAAGTGCCCTTTTTGAAGAAGGTGCAAAAACAAGTGCGAAACCTGCGGTGAACATTGAAGCATTTGCAGCAACTAAAACTTCTAGCCCACCACTTCCCATGTTGTGTAATATCAAGCAGGAGCTCGACAATTCTCTCCTTCTTCCTTCCTTGGAAGAGAACAAACTTGATTTTGACATTTTCGCAAACAATCTTGGAGAAATCTTCAATTCCGAGACTGAAGACTGTTCAGCATCAAGCCCACACAGCAGTTCAATATCATGTAGTTCTCCAGATCGAATGTCTGACACCTCACAAGAGTCTTTACAGATGAATACGCCATCTCCATTAACTGACACATTTGATCCATTTTTAGATATTCAGAACTATGATTCCTCCATGTTTAATGATCCATTTTCATCAGAACTTTTCCCACAATTGGCGTGTGGGATTTAG
- the LOC100182251 gene encoding protein ECT2-like isoform X1 encodes MGNKCSTFFKRCPCFGGENKDEETEPLLKPESSVARSAFKNPKSVRSILGTPSPRKWSSCTDISAPIITPSSTNSLQSLNNASRSKSRSSSPLLFSPHHNAKKPNQQPGVASADVTNTSPPVHGTLTKQNHSLDIANTPDTVAKEVLVSHTQSLRSLNNFTPYQDTDDTSSLYTRPSLSSTGTFESQDYDNISLLSSSSDADVPTKRHRTAMELLQTETTYLRNLNTIIKVYKEPLQKAADEGKPLLAPEDIRNAFGGIDDIAKLHACIHQDLSEMIDNWEEDCCIAHIFTKYREQLLKVYPPYVNYFDMGKEILMKQEKANPELSEFFLACFHEPQSLKQPLNALLIRPVQRLPSISLLINDLHKRTDDGLRDKTELEEAKKVLKQVLSHINEDKRKTEGKMKIFDIVYEVDGCPVEVVSSNRLFVSRIDVATLTDGLYRSGERLALYLLTDVLEVAKWRNRSHGKAAPLLKHIQLLPLSNIISIWDVQDNDECKNLFAVKYKSQGNAIIDSSVNGQEEKMSVLQLLDDRTFKSKWLNALTAQIAEVKQEKVESVMKQVEPMELASHVKKGSKILKKLTRVKPKAE; translated from the exons ATGGGTAATAAGTGCAGCACTTTCTTTAAGAGGTGTCCATGTTTTGGTGGAGAAAATAAGGATGag GAAACGGAGCCATTGTTAAAACCAGAGTCATCAGTTGCACGTTCAGCATTCAAAAATCCGAAGTCCGTTCGTTCAATACTCGGCACTCCAAGCCCAAGGAAGTGGTCAAGCTGCACAGATATATCTGCTCCAATTATTACTCCAAGTTCAACAAATTCACtgcaaagtttaaacaatgcaaGTCGCTCAAAGTCTCGTTCATCAAGCCCTTTGCTATTTTCTCCTCATCACAATGCCAAGAAACCAAATCAACAGCCAGGTGTTGCTTCAGCTGATGTTACCAACACTTCACCACCTGTGCATGGCACCCTTACAAAACAGAACCACAGCCTTGACATTGCAAATACTCCCGATACTGTGGCAAAGGAGGTATTAGTTAGTCACACACAATCTTTAAGGTCTTTGAACAACTTTACACCTTATCAAGATACTGATGATACGTCGTCTCTTTATACTCGTCCATCATTATCATCAACTGGAACATTTGAATCACAAGATTACGACAACATTAGTTTACTAAG TTCTTCTTCTGACGCAGATGTCCCGACCAAGCGACATCGAACAGCCATGGAGCTTCTGCAAACTGAAACAACTTATCTCAGAAATCTAAACACCATTATAAAG GTATACAAAGAACCTCTGCAGAAAGCAGCAGATGAAGGAAAACCTCTTCTTGCTCCTGAGGACATCCGGAATGCTTTTGGAGGAATAGACGACATTGCGAAGCTGCATGCTTGCATTCATCAAGACCTCAGTGAAATGATTGATAACTGGGAGGAGGATTGTTGCATAGCTCACATCTTCACTAAATACAGGGAGCAATTACTTAAG GTTTACCCACCATATGTGAACTACTTTGATATGGGGAAAGAAATACTGATGAAGCAAGAGAAAGCAAATCCTGAGCTCAGTGAATTCTTCCTTGCTTGTTTCCATGAACCACAGAGCTTAAAGCAACCACTCAATGCGCTGCTTATTCGACCTGTACAGCGGCTTCCCAGTATTTCCCTGTTAATAAACG ATTTGCACAAGCGAACTGATGATGGGCTAAGAGACAAAACTGAATTGGAAGAAGcaaagaaagttttaaaacaagtccTGTCGCATATTAATGAAGACAAACGGAAGACTGAAGGAAAAATGAAAATCTTTGACATTGTTTATGAG GTTGATGGCTGCCCCGTAGAAGTTGTATCGTCAAACAGACTGTTTGTATCACGTATAGATGTTGCTACACTCACTGATGGTCTGTATCGAAGTGGTGAAAGGTTGGCTCTTTATCTTTTAACTGATGTTCTTGAAGTTGCAAAGTGGAGGAACAGATCTCATGGAAAGGCAGCCCCACTACTTAAA caCATCCAGTTACTGCCATTAAGTAACATCATAAGCATCTGGGATGTTCAGGATAATGATGAATGTAAAAATCTGTTCGCTGTCAAGTACAAAAGCCAGGGAAATGCAATTATTGATAGCAGTG TGAATGGACAGGAAGAAAAAATGTCAGTGCTACAACTTCTTGATGATAGAACATTCAAATCCAAATGGTTGAACGCACTCACTGCACAAATAGCCGAGGTGAAACAGGAAAAAGTAGAGAGTGTAATGAAGCAAGTTGAACCTATGGAACTTGCA AGCCACGTCAAGAAAGGttcaaaaatactaaagaaactGACACGCGTGAAGCCAAAagctgaataa